One window of Dermacentor albipictus isolate Rhodes 1998 colony chromosome 9, USDA_Dalb.pri_finalv2, whole genome shotgun sequence genomic DNA carries:
- the LOC135908957 gene encoding serine/arginine-rich splicing factor 7-like: MKTVTIASRSPSPKRNSDNTTRDRSSSRSHQQSRSRSRSRGRGRSRGCSRSRRRGHSSGRDHFGGKSQSGSSGQSRNGGQSGDSNRPGGGSQSPDPNHCRGQQDEQPANQRNVSQSPTPPLSPQ; this comes from the coding sequence ATGAAAACAGTCACCATCGCAAGCCGAAGCCCAAGCCCAAAACGCAACTCTGACAACACAACGAGAGACAGAAGTAGCTCCAGAAGCCATCAACAGTCCAGGAGCCGCAGCCGTTCCAGAGGCAGGGGCCGATCCAGGGGCTGCAGCCGATCTAGGCGACGCGGCCATTCCAGCGGCCGGGACCACTTCGGGGGCAAAAGCCAGTCCGGCAGCAGCGGCCAGTCCAGGAACGGCGGCCAGTCCGGGGACAGCAACCGGCCCGGAGGTGGCAGCCAGTCTCCGGATCCCAACCATTGCCGAGGTCAACAAGACGAGCAACCCGCCAACCAGCGAAACGTGAGTCAGTCACCCACACCTCCGCTTTCCCCCCAGTAA